One window of Leishmania panamensis strain MHOM/PA/94/PSC-1 chromosome 1 sequence genomic DNA carries:
- a CDS encoding hypothetical protein (TriTrypDB/GeneDB-style sysID: LpmP.01.0140), with amino-acid sequence MKIVVHVREKIIPLQCGDGTQEVVWLGNAALIHYDASFGKRFGPPVLIHKEGGVPCDLGARVCDLLEDGQHVFITLECDRAE; translated from the coding sequence atgaaGATAGTTGTTCATGTGCGAGAGAAGATCATTCCGCTTCAGTGCGGCGATGGTACGCAGGAGGTCGTGTGGCTCGGCAACGCCGCTCTGATACACTACGACGCCTCCTTTGGCAAGCGCTTCGGCCCGCCGGTGTTGATTCACAAGGAAGGCGGTGTGCCGTGCGACTTGGGGGCCCGCGTGTGCGACCTGCTGGAGGATGGGCAACATGTCTTCATCACACTCGAGTGTGACAGAGCGGAGTAG
- a CDS encoding hypothetical protein (TriTrypDB/GeneDB-style sysID: LpmP.01.0150) produces the protein MALPGVSHYERIPTRTKIQFFWISMLTMGFAYQFLKMTVLRVQPKREEQMYLHIQKVYGDNVPEELLTRAKRQREAQDALALTNMLRTPTPGQTSNALQNELDPRALISLRSWNGH, from the coding sequence ATGGCGCTGCCAGGTGTATCGCACTATGAGCGGATACCCACGCGGACCAAGATCCAGTTCTTCTGGATCTCTATGCTGACGATGGGCTTTGCTTATCAGTTTCTCAAGATGACGGTGCTACGCGTGCAGCCGAAGCGTGAGGAGCAGATGTATTTGCACATTCAAAAGGTGTACGGAGACAACGTtccggaggagctgctgacgcGAGCAAAGCGCCAGCGCGAGGCGCAagatgcgctggcgctgacgAACATGCTGCGCACCCCAACGCCTGGTCAGACATCAAACGCACTGCAGAACGAGCTCGACCCTCGCGCCCTCATCAGTCTCAGGAGCTGGAACGGGCATTAg
- a CDS encoding small nuclear ribonucleoprotein, putative (TriTrypDB/GeneDB-style sysID: LpmP.01.0160): MSVSLESLLHQPVCCHLAHGEEYRGQLEALDGSFDVVLSRCTRSRASPRQPAEPLVFVRGENIIYIGFDESFGGEGGATS; the protein is encoded by the coding sequence ATGTCTGTTAGCTTAGAGTCTCTTCTGCACCAACCCGTGTGCTGCCACTTGGCACACGGTGAGGAATACCGCGGCCAACTCGAGGCGCTAGACGGCAGCTTCGATGTCGTCCTGTCGCGGTGCACGCGGAGCCGCGCCTCGCCAAGGCAGCCGGCCGAGCCCCTTGTCTTTGTGCGCGGCGAGAACATCATCTACATCGGCTTCGACGAGTCATTCGGGGGCGAAGGCGGGGCCACGTCGTGA
- a CDS encoding hypothetical protein (TriTrypDB/GeneDB-style sysID: LpmP.01.0170) produces the protein MGNCCGSVSDNGIASTSPRPSPPRRRRWPGLTRSATGSEKTMRKQRNGLKFTPLAVTNMPFLMSRGKASSKPIHGTAVVTALPTASLMDGDAATLATPIHKQGVHVTTTTPHGASASGFDLLMPDLFSVSASSFSALLESFDMGDHSEGSINTCRDGEGQSSLVEVSQPTQSLRGNTHMHSDMDMTSELELLSFDRTGRRSERWGCSELDHSRLHQLIIREAEVRASLTVVYMNLHQQLLLRLTRERLIAVHLGMLQRYQSEWTVQCMCWIMALESVVREGVARERWAERAVLVRRVGSSRVSPSPSSLTRDDAMPGTADSHVVKRQDSLPHVLNLYTTADLTPSEGAAEDDTWSMRSQSMRAFSSPAPSALHQQQQQQLSALSGSRSASAELTAGLHSVPRVSARHASSSVSSSASGLRSPLLTRSVTAAQQAQRYRIVRGPQLPVDEGHPRALGACVCVPEADA, from the coding sequence ATGGGAAACTGCTGTGGGTCCGTCTCGGACAATGGCATTGCCTCCACCTCACCAcgtccctcccctccacgtCGTCGTAGGTGGCCGGGCTTAACAAGAAGCGCTACCGGGAGCGAAAAAACGATGCGGAAGCAGCGCAACGGGCTCAAGTTTACGCCGTTGGCTGTGACCAACATGCCGTTTCTCATGAGCAGAGGTAAAGCCAGCAGCAAGCCTATccacggcaccgccgtcgtcaccGCTCTGCCGACCGCCTCATTGATGGACGGTGATGCCGCCACCCTCGCTACCCCTATACACAAACAGGGCGTGCACGTCACAACCACAACACCGCatggcgccagcgccagcggcttTGATCTGCTCATGCCTGATCTGTTTAGCGTCTCCGCTTCCTCGTTctcggcgctgctcgagAGCTTCGACATGGGCGACCACTCTGAGGGCAGTATTAACACCTGTCGGGACGGGGAGGGACAGAGCTcgctggtggaggtgagCCAACCAACGCAGAGCTTGAGAGGcaatacacacatgcactcAGATATGGACATGACGAGCGAATTGGAGCTGCTGTCGTTTGACCGCACTGGCCGGCGGTCGGAGCGTTGGGGTTGCAGTGAGCTGGACCACAGCCGACTGCATCAACTGATCATCCGCGAGGCTGAGGTGCGTGCGTCGCTGACGGTCGTGTACATGAATCTGCATCAGCAGCTTCTCTTGCGTCTCACCAGGGAGCGGCTCATCGCGGTGCACCTCGGCATGCTGCAGAGGTACCAGTCCGAGTGGACGGTGCAATGCATGTGTTGGATCATGGCGTTAGAGAGCGTGGTGCGGGAAGGAGTGGCACGCGAGCGGTGGGCGGAGCGGGCCGTTCTAGTGCGCCGAGTTGGGTCCTCTAGGGTTTCCCCGTCACCATCGTCGTTGACACGCGACGACGCGATGCCCGGCACTGCAGACAGCCACGTGGTGAAGCGGCAGGACAGTTTGCCCCACGTACTGAATTTGTACACGACTGCAGACTTGACCCCCAGCGAGGGGGCTGCGGAGGACGATACGTGGAGCATGCGCAGTCAGTCCATGCGCGCCTTTTCCTCGCCTGCCCCGTCCGCcctgcatcagcagcagcagcagcagctctcgGCACTTAGTGGGTCGCGATCCGCGTCTGCAGAGCTTACTGCCGGCCTTCATTCGGTCCCTCGAGTTAGTGCACGACATGCCTCGTCTTCTGTGTCGTCGTCTGCATCGGGCCTCCGTTCACCTTTGCTCACGAGGAGTGtgaccgctgcgcagcaagCCCAGCGCTACAGGATAGTGCGAGGGCCGCAGCTACCCGTTGACGAGGGGCATCCGCGAGCGCTGGGAGCCTGCGTCTGTGTACCAGAGGCTGATGCGTGA
- a CDS encoding CLC-type chloride channel, putative (TriTrypDB/GeneDB-style sysID: LpmP.01.0180), with the protein MTQAGGGCGGTGVGGDDEAITRLVVNVPEADWATIDCFSSYTEAAERAAMRRRHTIPSTTHSPYGEKRPAYSFQGEAFLAALACGIALGCLGVISDACARWVSAFRSGICANFFWLDRSLCCVDGNECDEYYSWGEFFLGRDNHVVAFVDFVMYVGFSTLAAVTAAYLCKTYAPYASGGGIAEVKTIVSGYHVKRYLGGWTLITKVVAMCFSTGSGLTVGKEGPFVHIGACVGGIISGAFPSYQQETKERELITAGAGGGMAVAFGAPVGGVIFALEDVSTSYNFKALMAALICGVTAVLLQSRVDLWHTGCIVQFSINYRHNWHFFELPMFAVIGCFGGFMGSTFSVINLHICRWRKKHVKQWRLAEVTVVAAITGVVNFLTPYSSGGMLELLGDCFQDCTPDSSIEMCEGSDVRAFFSLLVTATAKFAMFTYTVGTFLPAGILVPSLTIGALYGRAFGMMFRSLQETYAGSYIFTECYHQDLCVIPGVYAIVGAAAMLTGVTHMTICLAIIMFELTGSLEYMVPIIVGILCAKAAGEAVGVKGTYEIVIEENKLPYLDPKKEFYLDFSAKDVYKNKQFTVLTAYGLQVRDINELVTRMNVTGFPVVESASDTTLLGYAPTKKMMRAIQVAAVRNRDVSLSTYTRFKTAPSHSQDPNFLEVNLTNVLESCLLQVEPECSVKKLLYLFKSLGTHHIVVCRYAKFEGFISKKDFINFMRVKEREENMEDDELERERRELARQRRRREVATAVIDRTTTTSAVRATAHHR; encoded by the coding sequence ATGACGCAAGCAGGCGGCGGTTGCGGTGGCACCGGGgtcggcggtgacgacgagGCCATCACGCGCTTAGTGGTGAACGTTCCAGAGGCCGATTGGGCGACGATCGACTGCTTCAGCAGCTACAcggaggcggcagagcgGGCCGCGATGCGGCGTCGCCATACCATACCATCTACCACTCACTCGCCGTACGGAGAGAAGCGTCCCGCGTACAGCTTCCAGGGGGAGGCTTTCTTAGCAGCCTTGGCGTGCGGAATCGCGCTCGGCTGCCTCGGCGTCATCAGcgacgcgtgtgcgcgttgGGTGAGCGCCTTCCGCAGTGGGATTTGCGCGAACTTTTTCTGGCTGGATCGCAGCCTGTGTTGCGTCGACGGCAACGAGTGCGATGAGTACTACTCCTGGGGTGAATTCTTTCTCGGCCGCGACAACCACGTCGTCGCGTTTGTTGACTTCGTCATGTATGTCGGCTTCTCCACCCTGGCGGCAGTCACGGCGGCGTACCTGTGCAAGACCTACGCCCCCTATgcctctggcggtggcatTGCGGAGGTGAAGACGATCGTGTCGGGCTACCACGTCAAGCGGTACCTTGGTGGCTGGACACTCATCACGAAGGTCGTGGCCATGTGCTTTTCTACAGGGTCCGGCTTGACggtggggaaggagggcCCCTTTGTCCACATCGGCGCCTGCGTCGGCGGCATCATCTCCGGAGCCTTTCCGAGCTATCAGCAGGAGACCAAAGAGCGCGAACTCATTACCGCCGGCGCGGGCGGTGGCATGGCCGTCGCCTTTGGTGCCCCCGTCGGCGGCGTCATTTTCGCCTTGGAGGATGTCTCCACATCGTACAACTTCAAGGCCCTCATGGCTGCACTCATCTGCggcgtgacggcggtgcttCTCCAGTCACGCGTGGATCTCTGGCACACCGGCTGCATTGTGCAGTTCAGCATCAACTACCGGCACAACTGGCACTTCTTTGAGCTCCCCATGTTTGCGGTGATCGGGTGCTTTGGCGGGTTCATGGGGTCCACCTTCAGCGTTATCAATCTGCACATCTGCCGGTGGCGCAAGAAGCATGTGAAGCAGTGGCGACTCGCCGAGGTGACTGTCGTGGCTGCCATCACTGGTGTCGTGAACTTCTTGACGCCATACAGCTCCGGTGGCatgctggagctgctcggCGACTGCTTCCAGGACTGCACTCCAGATTCCAGCATCGAGATGTGTGAGGGCAGCGACGTGCgcgcctttttctctcttctcgtcaccgccacggcgAAGTTTGCCATGTTCACGTACACTGTTGGCACATTCCTGCCCGCCGGCATCCTTGTGCCGTCGCTCACGATCGGCGCTCTGTACGGCCGCGCTTTCGGTATGATGTTTCGCTCGCTGCAGGAAACCTACGCAGGCTCGTATATCTTCACGGAGTGCTACCACCAGGACCTGTGCGTCATCCCTGGCGTGTACGCGATTGTAGGCGCGGCTGCTATGCTGACCGGCGTCACCCACATGACCATCTGCCTAGCGATTATCATGTTCGAGCTCACAGGCTCGCTAGAGTACATGGTTCCCATCATTGTAGGGATCCTCTGCGCCAAAGCGGCTGGCGAGGCGGTCGGGGTGAAGGGCACGTACGAGATCGTCATCGAGGAGAACAAGTTGCCCTACCTCGACCCAAAGAAGGAGTTCTACCTTGACTTCTCTGCCAAGGACGTCTACAAGAACAAACAGTTCACCGTCCTGACGGCGTACGggctgcaggtgcgcgaCATCAACGAGCTCGTCACAAGGATGAACGTTACCGGCTTCCCGGTGGTCGAGTCGGCCAGTGACACGACGCTGCTGGGCTACGCGCCTACAAAGAAGATGATGCGGGCGATTCAggtggctgcggtgcgcaACAGAGACGTGAGCCTAAGCACGTACACTCGCTTCAAGACAGCGCCGTCCCACTCGCAAGACCCAAACTTTCTTGAGGTGAACCTAACAAACGTCCTAGAGAGCtgcctgctgcaggtggAGCCGGAGTGCTCCGTGAAGAAGCTGCTGTACCTCTTCAAGTCCCTCGGCACCCACCACATCGTCGTCTGCCGCTACGCGAAATTCGAGGGCTTTATTAGCAAGAAGGATTTCATTAACTTCATGCGCGTCAAGGAGCGCGAGGAGAACATGGAGGACGATGAGCTGGAGCGAGAGCGGCGTGAGCTagcgcgacagcggcgtcgtcgcgaAGTGGCAACCGCAGTGATCGacaggacgacgacgactaGTGCCGTCCGTGCGActgcccaccaccgctga
- a CDS encoding hypothetical protein (TriTrypDB/GeneDB-style sysID: LpmP.01.0190), producing the protein MYNGVEAVSIKGTGLSGYVQRSRVNVSAAGCAPVEEGTMAAEGGSSINPLEQRRAQGENREMAARLESHHALREVRLRVLLYREERQAAGIDAATVERECGELYESLLVAAKGRLKAQQKAENAKTAAKFAAAFGVKSTTATTAAGSGSAFSRSVQEAEKRRSEDERRSRQEAQLVEHLKRMRSEASNAAAP; encoded by the coding sequence ATGTACAACGGCGTAGAGGCTGTTTCGATTAAGGGTACCGGGCTGAGCGGCTATGTTCAGCGCAGCCGCGTGAACGTGTCGGCAGCGGGCTGCGCGCCCGTTGAGGAGGGCACGATGGCAGCCGAGGGCGGGTCGTCCATCAACCCTctcgagcagcgccgtgcgcaGGGCGAGAACCGCGAGATGGCGGCGCGGCTTGAGTCTCATCACGCTTTGCGCGAGGTACGGCTGCGCGTCTTGCTCTACCGCGAGGAGCGTCAGGCAGCTGGGATTGACGCCGCCACGGTCGAGCGCGAGTGCGGCGAGCTCTACGAGTCTTTGCTCGTCGCCGCCAAGGGTCGTCTGAaggcgcagcagaaggcAGAGAACGCCAAGACGGCCGCGAAGTTCGCCGCCGCGTTCGGCGTAAAGTCCACAACGGCGACGACCGccgcaggcagcggcagcgcgttcAGCCGCTCagtgcaggaggcggagaagcgccgcagcgaagaCGAGCGGCGCTCTCGCCAGGAGGCCCAACTCGTCGAGCATCTGAAGCGTATGCGCAGCGAGGCCAGCaatgcggcagcgccgtag
- a CDS encoding phosphotyrosine protein phosphatase, putative (TriTrypDB/GeneDB-style sysID: LpmP.01.0200) produces the protein MSSCRGVLVAGVTNRARTQMAEAFLRAFTGGRLFVCSGGVHHLGTVHPLAVATMAEVGIHVSQQSSSSLAGACRQRGTYDVYVSVDAPYTERTSDYYQRRYTDTQAAQQSMIGGTGLSASFSSSTLTFSDPLLALPVPAHWTVAHDTADGRQSWTLWSPRDPAIYHERSTRKLQDHLYEGEPLFMRVQPHELRKACRVQRRWEVPALAHRFALETEAEQKARFRRARDLLGSLALALVRDLEREYGETMLDESTVAAYEKAAATGC, from the coding sequence atgagcagctgccgcggcgtTCTGGTTGCTGGCGTAACGAACAGGGCGCGGACGCAGATGGCCGAGGCGTTCTTGCGGGCCTTCACTGGTGGCCGTCTTTTTGTCTGCAGCGGGGGTGTGCACCACCTTGGCACCGTGCACCcattggcggtggcgaccatGGCAGAGGTGGGCATCCATGTCAGCCAGCAGTCCTCGTCTTCCCTGGCTGGCGCGTGTCGGCAGCGCGGAACGTACGACGTCTACGTCAGCGTGGATGCCCCCTACACAGAGCGGACGAGTGACTACTATCAACGTCGTTACACCGACACGCAGGCTGCTCAGCAGAGTATGATTGGCGGCACCGGGTTATCGGCGTCGTTCTCGTCTTCCACTTTGACTTTTTCTGATCCACTGCTGGCGTTGCCGGTGCCGGCGCACTGGACGGTGGCGCATGACACGGCGGACGGTCGTCAGAGCTGGACGTTGTGGAGTCCGCGTGACCCCGCCATCTACCACGAACGCTCGACACGAAAGCTGCAGGATCACCTGTACGAGGGCGAGCCACTCTTTATGCGTGTGCAGCCCCACGAGCTGCGCAAGGCGTGCcgagtgcagcggcggtgggagGTTCCAGCGCTAGCCCACCGATTTGCCCTAGAGACGGAGGCCGAACAGAAGGCGCGGTTTCGGCGAGCACGTGATCTACTCGGCTCCCTGGCCCTTGCGCTTGTCCGTGACTTGGAGCGGGAGTACGGCGAGACGATGCTCGATGAGTCCACCGTGGCTGCCTATGAGAAGGCTGCGGCGACGGGGTGCTGA
- a CDS encoding hypothetical protein (TriTrypDB/GeneDB-style sysID: LpmP.01.0210) → MKRGGSGEQDNVARLKARGFGKAKATQALKDAGNNVDVALRILERQRDQQKQQPRVCTSTSTASAAIPSLHRTKPPPTSSLFGSSSPAAEALRRQRARRHPCVVQFGSCQFGQYCALRGLPGDICVQHFQGCCVYGSACHHHHTIDGVDVRDYVWGSPKDEDLAPVLRSGDSMYRVHAVAGMGSKVQTAELIGDQADTPTRDGDGEYDGGDVVHRSPAASLGMGSDFNRIRGSVPSHTDPMLPPLLCTFERKVEETGGSEEVDAAGARTVGLGPEAVAVAHPTPFRDLVKGCASAVQPSLPPQPPISSSTLSSSAATAAARRGRARHPCIAQFGNCKFGDACVHADRDADVCVHFLNRRCRYSADECRYRHETEEEYQATLLARIGLPGSTADVAGERRESPYADKSKCRLQGSRPQTAATPGPGRDKSSTGGQSLSLALPSVEDLAALPEALRPTDDAGAAHKSDDDYLSSASEMQVFLGLLEAFPNVEPVVVLQALRASGGDLIHASDIISHFGDAPTVAEVSNVASVLALAAAEEAEEREAAVVLERQNALLTLLSLFPAVEPAAVEAVLSQHHGAFEEAYSVLLCAQENVTRSAIWSGSTATMAPVDQLRVEKLCVMFPSLDTEVVRSAYCAADRQWSRATAALNALTEELLSLDSVAAAAAAPAKTAATATVEWQPPHLATARAEVAGDDGSSANGALTAEVETSAEAYNAYRAAEKEILEFGDWRRVREQAYLVNRQRLLVLGQATAAFLSGDGRTAKILSSEGRRLDLEYNRLNRLAMLALEQERLRTNPTSTLDLHGFHATEVHDVLVRRIRVCQRHRIGRLRIVTGQGKHSKRGHQSLYPAVMEDLRTDAFLTAVVKVKSIKAGYIDVTVRLPTTES, encoded by the coding sequence ATGaagcgtggcggcagcggtgaacAGGACAACGTGGCACGACTGAAAGCGAGGGGATTCGGCAAAGCCAAGGCTACGCAAGCCCTCAAGGATGCCGGCAACAACGTAGACGTGGCACTGCGCATtctggagcggcagcgtgatcagcagaagcagcagccgcgagTGTGCACGTCGACCAGCACAGCCTCTGCAGCCATCCCATCATTGCACCGAacgaagccgccgccgacctcgtctctctttggtagttcttctccagctgctgaGGCCCTGCGTCGGCAGCGAGCGCGGCGTCACCCGTGTGTTGTGCAGTTCGGCTCATGCCAGTTTGGGCAGTACTGCGCGCTCAGGGGTCTCCCCGGCGACATCTGCGTGCAACACTTCCAAGGCTGCTGCGTGTACGGGAGTGcatgccaccaccaccacacgatCGACGGCGTTGATGTTCGCGATTATGTGTGGGGCTCTCCGAAGGATGAGGACTTGGCGCCAGTGCTGCGAAGCGGTGACTCGATGTACCGCGTGCACGCCGTGGCTGGAATGGGGTCGAAAGTGCAGACGGCCGAGCTTATAGGAGACCAGGCCGACACCCCCACACGCGACGGTGATGGAGAGtacgacggtggcgacgtgGTGCACCGATCGCCAGCAGCTTCGCTAGGTATGGGATCCGATTTCAATCGCATTCGCGGATCCGTTCCATCACACACGGATccgatgctgccgccgctgttgtgcACGTTCGAGcgcaaggtggaggagacTGGGGGTAGCGAGGAGGTCGACGCAGCAGGAGCTCGCACCGTGGGGTTGGGTCCAGAGGCGGTAGCAGTGGCGCATCCGACGCCGTTTCGCGATCTGGTGAAGGGCTGCGCTAGTGCTGTGCAGCCCTCTCTACCACCACAACCACCGATCTCTTCATCGACGCTATCCTCTTCTGCAgcgactgccgctgcgcgtcGCGGTCGTGCTCGTCACCCATGCATCGCGCAATTCGGCAACTGCAAGTTCGGCGATGCCTGCGTCCACGCCGACCGTGACGCGGATGTCTGCGTGCATTTCCTCaatcgccgctgccgctacaGCGCTGACGAGTGCCGTTACCGCCACGAAACGGAGGAAGAGTATCAAGCCACGCTACTTGCGCGCATCGGTTTGCCAGGGTCGACGGCGGACGTGGCCGGCGAGCGGAGGGAGTCGCCGTACGCCGACAAGTCAAAGTGCCGCTTGCAGGGCAGCCGCCCACaaacggcagcaacgccaggGCCAGGCCGCGACAAGTCCTCCACGGGCGGCCAATCACTGTCACTAGCGCTGCCGTCCGTGGAGGACTTGGCGGCGCTTCCGGAAGCGCTGCGGCCCACTGATGATGCCGGTGCAGCTCATAAAAGCGACGACGACtacctcagcagcgcctctgaGATGCAAGTCTTCCTCGGGCTGCTCGAGGCGTTTCCTAATGTCGAGCCGGTGGTCGTgttgcaggcgctgcgcgcgaGCGGCGGAGACCTGATCCACGCCAGCGATATTATCAGCCATTTTGGTGACGCCCCGACAGTAGCCGAGGTGAGCAACGTGGCCAGCGTGCTTGCGTTGGCGGCGGccgaagaggcggaggagcgcgaggcggcggtggtgctagAGCGCCAGAATGCTTTACTgacgcttctctccctcttcccagCGGTCGAGccggcggcagtggaggcggtgctgtcgcaACACCACGGCGCCTTTGAAGAGGCGTACAgtgtgcttctctgcgcgCAGGAGAACGTGACTCGGTCAGCCATCTGGAGTGGGAGCACGGCGACTATGGCGCCCGTCGATCAGCTCCGCGTAGAGAAGCTGTGCGTGATGTTCCCCAGCCTTGAcacggaggtggtgcggagTGCCTACTGCGCCGCAGACCGTCAGTGGAGTCGCGCGACAGCGGCTCTGAATGCGCTGACGGAGGAACTGCTCTCCCTCGACtctgtcgcggcggcggcagcggcacctgcgaagactgctgcaacagcgacagtGGAGTGGCAGCCGCCTCATCTTGCAACGGCAagggcagaggtggcaggggacgacggcagcagcgccaatgGTGCGCTTacggcggaggtggaaaCGAGTGCAGAGGCCTACAACGCCTATCGGGCAGCGGAGAAAGAGATACTCGAGTTTGGCGACTGGCGGCGGGTGCGGGAGCAGGCCTACCTGGTGAACAGACAGCGTCTCCTTGTCCTGGGCcaggccaccgccgcttttTTAAGCGGGGACGGCAGAACGGCGAAGATactcagcagcgagggccgtCGACTCGATCTCGAGTACAACCGACTGAACCGCTTGGCGATGCTCGCcctggagcaggagcggctgcgcacaAATCCCACCAGTACCCTCGACCTCCATGGTTTCCATGCCACGGAGGTGCACGACGTGCTGGTCCGTCGCATCCGCGTCTGCCAGCGCCATCGTATTGGCCGACTTCGCATCGTGACGGGGCAGGGGAAGCACAGCAAGCGCGGCCATCAATCGCTATACCCTGCCGTCATGGAGGACCTCCGCACTGACGCGTTCCTGACGGCAGTCGTGAAGGTCAAGTCCATCAAGGCTGGCTACATCGACGTTACGGTGCGACTACCCACTACTGAATCCTAA
- a CDS encoding cyclophilin 12, putative (TriTrypDB/GeneDB-style sysID: LpmP.01.0220) has product MTGVTSFTVYGLVKAADFQRCAEAAAYVNEKLPESYAVTVTLEAPRDFFERRDAWASVGQLPSQQQPADNSSSRGGEPATTASAASSEPAAVVVVKHGSDGEPQRLLTAEMFLHNIASHTHYRPDATEDYYTAQGQRAWRAFLASRGRQYCWMDVSVSGMAVGRIWFELYTAVAPLTCKNFCELCRGTTVAMGDTVSPNSALDPLPAQQSYHIGYKGTTFFRTLKDAWVMGGDVTGAHSGNGGYSCYGRCFPDETYAVPHDADGILGMCNDGPHTNSSTFYITRRPMSWMNGKYVAFGRVMDGMHVVDAIHAVEVRHNQSPKAEIVITDCDVLDTAA; this is encoded by the coding sequence atgaCGGGCGTCACCTCATTCACCGTCTACGGGCTCGTCAAGGCGGCGGACTTTCAGCGgtgcgcagaggcggcagcgtaCGTGAATGAGAAGCTCCCTGAGTCCTATGCGGTCACAGTGACGCTAGAGGCTCCACGAGATTTTTTCGAACGACGGGACGCGTGGGCATCTGTGGGGCAGCTGCCGTCACAGCAACAGCCTGCCGATAACTCATCTTCTCGGGGCGGTGAGCCAGCTACCACGGCGTCCGCGGCCTCTAGCGAGCCAGCcgcggtagtggtggtgaagcacggcagcgatggcgagcCACAGCGCCTTCTTACTGCAGAGATGTTCCTACACAACATCGCGAGTCACACGCACTATCGGCCCGATGCCACAGAGGACTACTACACCGCGCAAGGGCAGCGTGCGTGGCGCGCCTTCCTCGCATCGCGTGGCCGGCAGTACTGCTGGATGGACGTGTCGGTGAGCGGTATGGCGGTGGGGAGGATTTGGTTTGAGCTGTACACAGCTGTGGCACCGTTGACGTGCAAGAACTTCTGCGAGCTGTGCCGTGGCACCACGGTGGCCATGGGCGACACGGTCTCGCCTAACAGCGCCCTCGACccgctgccagcgcagcagtcgtACCACATTGGCTACAAGGGGACTACGTTCTTCCGGACTTTAAAGGATGCGTGGGTGATGGGGGGAGACGTGACCGGAGCACACTCCGGCAATGGCGGCTACTCGTGCTACGGCCGCTGCTTCCCAGATGAGACCTACGCCGTTCCCCACGATGCGGATGGAATCCTCGGCATGTGCAACGACGGCCCGCACACGAACAGCTCCACCTTCTACATCACGCGTCGGCCCATGTCGTGGATGAACGGCAAGTATGTCGCCTTTGGTCGAGTCATGGATGGCATGCACGTGGTGGATGCGATCCACGCGGTAGAAGTGCGCCACAACCAATCCCCGAAAGCGGAGATCGTCATCACTGACTGCGATGTGCTTGACACTGCTGCGtag